ATAACCGATGGAGCAGAGGAATGCTTCGTAATCATTAGGAACAATGTCGTACACCAAACCCGGATTTAGAGCTCGGTTCGGATCCACATGGCCAGACCCATGTTGGAATGGAGTTGAAAATTTCCCTGTGCCAACATCAGAGATATACTTACCGGAATTATCAACATCATAAGCAGTAGTCATTAGAGAAGATCGGATAGCAGCCGGAGACCATTTAGGATAAGCCTTTCGAAGCAGCGCACCCAAACCGCTCACATGAGGGCAAGCCATTGAGGTACCAGACATCATTGTGAACTCTTTCAAAGATGTTGGATCTGCACCATATCCGATAGAAGCAGCCAGAATATTTACGCCTGGTGCAATCACATCTGGTTTAAGCAGTGATGGAGCCAAAGCTTAATGCTCCCGGGGTCATCACCAGCGAAACCTAAATTTTCAATCTCCTCCTACCTATTTTGCCCCCACAAATGGTTgaatttgcaagaaaaccaagCTTATTTACACTGAATTTTGAAAACAAATGGGTCCGTAGACCCATTTGTCTCTGTGTGCTTCCGTCCCTGGGTTTAAGAATCTCAGGTGTTACTTTATTTGGACCACGGCTAGAAAAGCCTGCAACTATGGGAGCGGGCGAAGTAGAAGAACCAATTACAGTTCCTCGGAATTTGATTGTAGCGCTTGGTTTTTGACCTACTGGGATCGGATAACTGTCTGCAATCAAATCCTCCACTGAACCGATAACAACCATTCCTGCACCACCGGCATTTTTAACTACACTCCCTTTTTCGTCTCCTGAATTTAATCCTAATTTATGGATAACAATTTTACGGGCAACTGCTGAAGAATTGTAGGGGTTAAATATCTCACCCATAAGTATCATGCGAAGCGGTATTATTATAAGGGGGGACGTACTCGCACGTATTATATCCCAAATGACGGAATCAATGACGTCATaagatcacgagtaaagtgtgaagccaGTGCGATGTTCAAGAGCACGTGTGAGAAGATCTAATACACGGGTGCGaacgcacgtcagatccgaaaataagagctttattagctgtcctccactatgtaaaactcctatatataggaccaaccacCCTTGTGttgagagagatcttttggagaGTTGAGGTAGaactataggagagagaaagttatttgctccccaagttagggttttatcttcttctttccttgtattgatttctaaGCTTAATAAAATTCTTATAAGTGTTCTTCATGATGATTTCCTAGTTTGTTATATAGATTATCTAAGGGGTGTAGTAGTGAGATTTTTCactactacattttggcgctagaatacaGCTCGAGGAAGAGATTACACCTGTTTGTGAAAGTTTTAAATTGATTTTTCGAAGattttttatattcttgtttttgtgAAAGATTTTTGATTGTTCTCGCTGAGTTTCGGTTTACAAAACAAATAAGTTCATAAGTTTGTTCTTGAGTATTCGCTGATTTCGAACCTGTGGAGTAATCCTAAGGGTTATATTCTTCAAAGtttcttgttgttcttgttttcGTGAAAGATTTCGACTGTTTTCTCGGAATTTTAACATTTGGATTCAATTATTCAAAATATAGTTTTCATTTAGGAAGGAAGTCTTAGTTTGCATAAATTTGCGAGAAAAGTGTTATTTCAGGAACACAAAATGGTGAGACAAGCATCTGCAGGAGAAAATGCAACACCGATTAGGAGTAGTAATAGAATTGCAGGTAGAAGAAGAGGCGAAATCGCAGAGACATCAAGAATGGGAGAGATGAACAACAGATCTCAACCGGTCAGATCTCAGATCCATCAGGAACCAAGGGAGACCGATCAAAGATATTATGATGAAGTAAGTGTGCAGACTACGGATACAGATACtgcagaagaagatgaagagagaaCGCAGGAGGAAGGAATGGTAGGAGAAAACGAGGAGAACATGACCATTGCAGAGTTGAGGCAAAGGCTGGTCGATGAAAGAAGAAGGGAGGAAGAAATGCGTGCGAACTTGATACGCCAGAATGATGAACTAAGACAAGAGAACTACAGACTACAGGAACAAAGGTCATAAACTAGATCCAGAATGGAACGTGCGAACTCAAGATCAAGGACAAGTAGAAGTACCTCCATAAGAAGCAGATATGATCACAAAAACGATGAACATAAGCAATTTATAGATAATAATTTGGCTAATAATCTTCAGGTAGGTGACAACATACAGGAGGAGCGCGAACGCAATCAAATAGAAGATCGATACGTACAGGCAGGAGAGAATGAACCCAGGCGAGGACGTCGCAGAGAAGATAGACCAGAGCGAAATGGAGAATACAACTTCATCCAAGACGATTCAGAACAGGAAAATGACCCAGAACAAGCAAGGATGATACTCCATGGAATACAAATCTTGAGGCGAAAAAATTAGAGAGGTAGGGACGCACAAGAGCACGAAAGGGATGAAAGAGAAAGGTGAAAAAGGAGGAGAGAAGAGGCTGAGCAACGAGAATTAGAGGAGTCCGTGCGTCAAAACAGACTAAAACAGGCACACTTGAAAAGACCGATGCAGTAACAAGAGAACCCATTCTCTAACGATGAAATCCTAAGAGAAATAACATAACTAAGAGAGTTAATGGCTAAAGGTAAAGATGGAGGAAGAGGGCAGCTAGAAGAggtaatagcagaagcagcaaaGACGCCCTTCGCACGACGGATACAATTAGTAACAATACCCACGAAGTGTACACTACCCACATTTCCTATCATCTTTGATGGATCTACATGCGCAATCCAACACATAAAGGCGTAAAGCTTAGCTTTACTACAATATGATGATAACGATGCGGTCTTATGAAAGTATTTCCCAGCAAGCCTCGCAGGAAAAGCTTTAAAGTGGTTTGAAGGATTTCCAATAGGATAAATAATATCATTCCATCACCTGCAGAGTTTGTTCTTAAGACAATACATCAGCAACAATATGCTAAGGCCAGGAATCTAGAAAGTATTCAGCCTAAGGAGGAGAACGAACGAAAGCCTGCGAGCTCTGAAAACTAGATGGAGGACAATGTGTAGCGAAATGACAGGACGAGTGGAGGAAAGAAATCTCATCTTAGCATTCATCAATGCCCTATTTCCTACTGACTTTTTGTACACACAGATATTCAAGATGAAGAACAGGATAACGATGGAGGAGCTACGCGAGtaccaggaagagtatattgctcttgAAGAAAAGCAGAGGgatatggaatcttacccggttGCAGTCGTGAGTGAAAGGGAAGGGAATGCGAGTCTATTACCAAGAATGGCGAACACTGTTGGGAGCACCTCGCAGGGAAGCAAAGAGAAAATGATCATAGAAGATCAACAAAAACAGGTAGCAATGAGTAGCAGAGATCAAGAAATAAAGAGAGAGGCAATAAAACAATCATGGAGGAAACAACAAAGTCGCAAGATACGACAATCAGGGAAACGAATATGGAGTAAATAGGAGGTATTACAATCAAAGTGCGAACTACAAAGTCCACGAGGAGGTCAGGATACCACCTCTTAACGCAACAGTGGATAAAGTCTGGGAAGCTGTTATATTAATGGAAGAGATAACACCATCACCTAATCTAGGGAAAGAACCACCATCCGGTAAAATAAGTAAAGAATTTTGTGCTTATCATTGCTTCCATGGCCGCATAACGAATAACTGCAAGAACATACAACGGATCATATTAAAGATGATTGGACAAGGAAAGCTTAACCACTTCCTAGCTACACCACTACCTCCTCCATCACCACCACAACCAACAACAGGTGGACAGACATCAGGAGcggaaaaaggaaaaaataccttTCTGATAGAAGTGCGGGCGAATACCAAGAATCTACATTGTAACTCAGTAATACACTCATTCAAAAGTATAGAAGACTCTCACGACAGTGTGTTAAGCCGCGTATTTGCAAGGGATGCTGAAGGGAAGGAAATAATGAACCTAGCAAAGATACCAAAACTCAAAGAACGGCAGAAGCAACCAATCACATTTAGCACAGAAGAAGTATCTGGAGGAGGCAAACTCCATGAGATCCCTCTGGTGGTTAAGTTAGAGATAATACCAAAAGAAAAGCCGGATAAGGAAGAAGGTGAAGAGGATCTCACATGGGCGATAAATAGAATACTAATTGATTGTGGGAGCTCGGTGGATATTTTGTGTTATATAAGACAATTGGAGGAAAAGATGAAGATTTGATTCCTTCAACTTCTAAAATATACGACTTCAATGGATCAGCTAACAAGCCAAAGGGAGAGATTACCATGCGAATCCCTCTTAAAACAATCTTTACAAAAATAACCTTCTGTGTCGTGGACGTCGAATCCccatacaatgcattaattggaagACCGTGGTTACATAAAATTCTGAGTGTGGCTTCCACATATCAACAATGTATCAAGTTTCCATTACCACAAGGCGTTGGAGTCATCAGAGGAGATGTTAATGAAGCGAAAACATGAATGAAATTGATGTTGATAAAAGTGAAGTGTGTGCGAGtaagagaagaaattggaagcGTCACGCAGAAGAAAGTAAGCGATGCAAAAGATTGATGGTGAACTTCATTGAAAAAGAAGGATAAGTCGATGATTATCATAAAggtgaggaatcatcaaagaAAGAAGATGTTGGGATCGAAAAAGAGAATAAGGAAGGAACTAGTACAAGACAAATTCAGATGAGGACGGTCAACATAGCAAAAAGGCATGAATACGTGAAGAAATCTAAAATGGTAGAATTACAACCAAGAGAGTTAGTCATGAGCCAAATACCACCATATCGCAAGCAGGggattaagaaaaaagaaaaactagcaTGGGCTGGACCTTATGTGGTAAAGAAATATGTTGGTAATGGGATGTACAAGTTAATGGAAAAAGAAGGAAGAAATATGGAGAAAAGGGAGAGTCTGCTCTATAACAAGAAATATCTAAAGAAGTTTTACGGTTAGGACGCGCGACTAAATCAATCTAAAAGTATTACCTCCATGCGAAGTGAGTGAAGAAGTAAAAGGGGTGAAGTAGCTAATTCATTATTATAAAGTATTAGTAAGATATTTTTATTTGTGCGAATaaagaagagaaaggaaaatcaGAATTGTACAAGCAAAGATTATTAATAGAAAATTTATGTTCCTTCTACAACACAGACTCCTAACATGCAAGTAGAGAAAcgaggcaaaaataagacctcattagggggcaacaaaatttaaaacctctaactagggaggctaggtatccaattgtggcgtgcaccctagttcgcacttGTGCAAGAGGCAATATAAATAATCCCTAACACGCGTCATAATTGGGGGACAACCTAGTAATGCATGGCTCGGGGGAAAGCCATACcaaccctggaacctgagtcatggatattggGGGCGAAATAAAAGCCTATCCGGTAGAGACTCCTTAGTTGAAAGACTAAGGTACTAAGTTCTCTATCATGGAGTGTAGAAACTCGACCAGGGCGTCGCGGTACACGGTTGAGCCAAGGGTgtcggggcgtctggagcgtacctcacCGCTCTTGGAAAGTCCTGGCTATGATACACTCGGTCctcaagataccccacttagggtgcggtcttggtAGAGACCGCGAcaacaactggttgttgcatcactggatgggaggagcccaccccaacccggtaggggtacgcctccttgaaaggACAACCATGGGGAAGATAAgaacgacaccctccattagggagctgaattgtgtcaaaagatgtCAATATCATAGGACTGTAACTCAAACAAGAGTATAAACCTGTCGTATTGGTGCATAAAAAAATCGTGCAGAGGCAATAATAAGAAAGATGATAAGACGAGATAAATGGGTCACTGCGCGAAAGCGTAGAGACCTCCTGCTATTTCGTCGCAAGACCAAAATGAATACCCTGAGGCAAAGATAAGTCCTATTAACAAGGGAGGCTGATTAAGacctctaattagggaggctCAATAAGACCTCACGAACAAACACAAAAGACCGCACTAACATTATTTTTGCAAGATGAAATAAAAGCAGAGGCAAAGGTATGATTAAAACAAAAAAGTATGATTTTGACTTACAAAGATAACATGCATAACTGAGGATTTAACAGAGGCAATTAAACTCATGCGAATAACAGAGGCGAGAATGGGATTATAAACACAATAAAAATATGTTATTCGCACTAGCATAATTTCCTCGTGTCAAACATGATAGCAATCATATATTCGCACACGTGAAAAACTCATACACACGTATTATTATATTAGTGCACATGATGGAATTACACACATGTATTACTATATGATAAACTCATGCACATAGGTTATTATATTTGCTTCTATAAGTTACCCTGAAACTAACACAAATTATTAGAAAGCAAAGCATCTTTCTTTTGATAAACAGTCAGGAGAAGGAGAGAGAAGCATAAAAaaggtgaaatctattaaaggATGAAAGATACTCAGTATATGTACAAAGAGGAAGGTATAATACAAAGAacgaaaaagaaggaaaaaagcaAACAACTACTTCTTGCCAGCATTATCTTCATCAACCACAGAGTCACGatgttcttcatcagaatcctcaTATTTAGCATCACTATCTGAGATTTCGGAAGTTTCTTCATTTTCCGAAGGAGCCTCAAACTCCTAATAAGATGGGAAAGGAATGCGATGTTCAGAGCAAAGCTCGTCCACTTCCTCTTTAATAACCCCATCACGTATGCGAATAACATCTTTGGTTAAGTTGGAAATGGTAGCTTAGAGCTTTTTCTTGAGTCGACGGCACTTGGTATCACAAGCTATGAATTTTTCTTCCAATCTTTCAATCTCGGGAGAAGACTTCGCCTATAAGCTTTCAATGTCTCTCTGATACTTCTGCTCCTTTTCGAGGAATTACTTCTCAGCAGCTGCGAAGAGATAAGGATAAGAGTCAAAATCGCACATACTCAACTCAAGCGATAAAACAGGGGCAAAATTATTAACAAAGACAATGAGAAACCTTCTTTTTCGGAAATGATGGTTTTATCCAGGGATGCACGGTCAGATTCTAAACTAACATTTGTAGCCAACTCCAGTCTAGCATTATCAAGGACTCTAGCAGCCCATGCAAACTCGGCATCATTCTCTATTAGAAGACGAGAGCGAAGTTTATTTTCATGAGAGAGAAGAGCATCCCTCTCACTTATGGAACAATCCCTTTATATCTGAATCTTGATTTGAGCCTCATGAAATTGCTTCAAAGCCTTCGCACCATTAGTGGTTACCTGATCTTTCTCAGTTATAAGAGTATTCtttttgtcttgtaaaattcTAATTCTCTCTCTATCCTCACGGGCGCGACGTTGAAAAGTCATATTAGAAACTAACAATGGTCTATGATCAAAAATAAGGGCTTCGTATTTTAGCCTCAATTCCTTCAAGCTAAGAATATCTAGACCACACATGGGGAAATTGTCCACTGAGGCGTTAAAAAGCTCTAAAAGGGCATCATTATCATCAGGAAGTCTAGATGCCTCTTCGGTTAAGTTATAAAGCTCTGCAGGTTTAAGTAATAGAAAAAATATGAAGACACAACAAAAATTCACAAGGTATGAGGGAGTGAAAAAAAACACCTACTAACTGATTGTTCCTTTGACGAAGAGTATCTTCCTCCTGTGTCTTACTCAAAAGATTCCCTTTAAGCTTCGCACACTCAACCTCCAAGGAATGATTCTTCATATGCGATTCAGAGGCAACCACATGAGAAGCTTGCACCACCTGTAAGGACCAGAAGACAAAGGAATTCAAAATAATTATAATACAAAGAAGAAGCATTAGCTTAAACTCACCCCAGCCTACAAGAGAAGGAGAAAACATACCATGGAAGCCATAACAAATAAGAACTTCGGAGATATGGCTGAGGCAGATCCTCGCAGAGATTCATGACTTAAAGTGGGGAGCATCGCATATGGAAGAAATCATTTGTCAGGTGCAAACTAAGTTATCATCACCAACAACTGCAAAGGAATTTTTGAAGATGAGAGATAATTGGGTCATGGGGGAAGCTGAAGTAGATTCATCAGGGAACGGTAGCTCATTTCCCTGAGAGCGAGGAATTAAAGGATTAGGAGACGAGGTAGTAGAGTAAGTCTTTCTCTTATTCTTGGGATTAGTCTTCCTGTTGACATTCTTCCCAGAGGACTTGGAAGCAACGGTTTTTCCCTTAAGCTTTGTGCGAGCAGAAGTCTCTTTCTCACCCTCAgaagaatcttcatcatcagtgcCACCAATATCTAGCCCATCCACCTTCGCACACATATAAAGATAATAAATAGAGGCAATAATATTGTTAAAGTAAAATTAaaagtatttcttacttcatcagTGATTGAACGTAGAGCTTCCAGTGTGCTTTGCTTCTTGTGAGAAATATAATCCTTCTTCAGCTTGgcaatatggagatgaagaaactaGTGAAACAGAGaaaaagagaagtaaaataaagaAATATTAATAAAAGGGGCAAAGGTTAGAAAGACATACCACTTTCTCCTCCTCAATCCAACTAAACTCCCCAGGAGAGCAGAGCGAAAAACCCTCAGGAAGGGGATTTATCAACCTATTGTCACCATAACCGGTGATATATGGACCCTCAAGAACAACAAGATAAACATCCCAGCGATTGTCATAAGAGTTCTGTGCAGTGCGATTAGTCTTATCGTTAAAATAAACATCTCGCATAATCCTTTGATTCTCTGCGAGGCTATCTTTCCTCGACAGACGAACAGCCCAGCAAGATGATTCAGACTTCATAATCACCACTTCGTAGTTAGCAAAGAAGTTCTCAAAAGTATAATCAGAAAAAATAATTTCTAAGTCAGCATACGCTTCATTCCTGTATTCTCTAGGATAAAGGGATCCTAATCCAGCCGCTCGACGAGCGAACTCCACCATAATCCTTATAGCGTCCCCGCTCAACTGAAAAATCACACGTTTAAATTTATCATGCGATAGGATTTTATAAAACATAGGATTTTGCGGATCCAAGAGAGGGATAGGCAGACCAACGAGAAGCTTCCATACAGAGATAATGATTTTCTGATCATTTCATGGATCAATCTTGAACCATTTAAGGTTAAGTGTCAAAGTAGGCCCTGATGAAGAAGGAGCGGATAATGTGAAACCTCTATCCCTGAATTCGACTTGTAACTTATCAAACTTTTCTACCATTCTCCAACCTGGCTTGTTAAAGTAGTCAAGATAGCCAAGATGATCAAAGGGGTGAAAAAACACAACAGACGAAAAACAGAAGCAACGGTTGGAACGAAGAAAGATTAAGGATCAAGGTCGAACGGAAAAACACGGTAAGAAAAGAAAGGTTGCAGAGGTTGAAGGAAGAAACTAAAAAGAAAGGAATGAAAACGAGAAGGGGGCTTATAAAGGATTTCGTTTCCTCCCCACGAAATCCACTTTTATGAATGCAATAATGAGTGAAAGGATATGAAGTGACTGTTGCAGGGATTAATCGCAacgtgtccaaaaataaagagataaGAACGACAGGTGGAGAAGTTAAAGCCCGAGATCTCGAAATATTGTCATTTAAGGAATATGAAAAGTTGATAAGGTGCGGAAAATCGCATAAAAGGTGCGAAAACGATTATAAGAGCAGTTTCTCTCATCGTTCTTTCCATAATAAAGATCGCTAAGaggaggcaaaatgtaggggttaAATATCGCACCTATAGGTATCATGCGAAGCGGTACTATTATAAGGGGAAAACATACTCGTATGTATTATATCCCAGATGACGGAATCAATGACGTCATaagatcacgagtaaagtgtgaagccaGTGCGATGTTCAAGAGCACGTGTGAGAAGATCCAATACACGGGTGCGAACACgtcgcacgtcagatccgaaaaaagggctttattagctgtcctccactatgtaaaactcctCTATATAGGACCAACCACCCTTGTGTTGAGAGAGATCTTTTGAAGAGTTGAGGTAGaactataggagagagaaagttatttgatcctcaatttagggttttatcttcttctttccttgtATTCATTTCTAAGCTTAATAAAATCCTTATAAGTGTTCTTCATGATGATTTCCTAGTTTGCCGGGAATTCTCTATCAATCGTGGAAGCGCCAACAGCCAGCATCCATGGCGCCAGATTAGCCGCAGTCATTGGGGCAGGGCCGGAGTTTCCTGTTGCACAAGACACTAAAATTCCTTTCTCCATGGCTGCAAAAGCTCCGATAGCAATCGCATTTTGATAGTATTGATGAGTGTCCTGAGGAACACCAAATGatagtgttgagattattagtcccacattgtcggGTTATCTACGATCCTGTGGCTTATAATCTcctagggcctctccactcattgccaattggttttgagttggatgcccccagactttaacatggtatcagagcaggctatttttGTGGAGTCATTTGACCACACCTTTACTCCgcatcacccgatttattgtccacgtgttagacccaacgaggctacacgtgagggggcgtgttgagattattagtcctacATTGCCGGGTTATCTacgatcctgcggtttataatctcttagggcctctccactcacttccaattggttttgagttggatgcccgtgtTCTAACAGATAGGGACATCACGTCAACTCCATCTACAATAGCTTGATCCATGGCATCAGTTTCAGCGATTCCAGCTAGTTTCCAAAGGATCTTATATGCAGCAATTCTAGCCTTAGTTGCAATACCTTTGGCTTCTCCAACAGCATGTTTAGAGATCCCAGCGTTCTTCACGGAAGCTCCAGCTGCAGTAGAAGCACAGTGTGTACCATGCTCAACTGTATCTCTAGGGAGATTTTGAGTCTGTACCATCTGCATCAACTTTGCGTCCTATCATTGCCTCAGCACCTTTGTAAAAGGCTTGTGCACCAATTATCTTCCGATTACAATACGGAAAATCAGCTCCCGTATCACAAATAcctttccatttttctgttaCAGGACCCAAACCCGAGTCATTGAAACTTTGTCGTTCCGGCCAGATTCCGGAATCAAAGACGCCAATTATGACATCATCCCCATAACCTGAGTTATGgcaaagaccatgcagaattatCACTACTGAGACCTAGGAACTGAGGAGTATGAGTGGTAAAGAGTTGGTAAATCTGCTCAGGGATAACTTCCTGGTCCACTCTCAAGATGTGATACTTCAAATGGTGTTAGTCGTGCTGCAAAACCATGCATAGCATGGCTGTAAGTATAAATGATTTCCCGGGACGATTGACCATTATATGACGATGATGATAGTGTAGGTGGAAGAGAATGGAGGACTGAAGCATACCAATCTACATGAGAACTGAAAACCTGTGGCTTCTCCGTTTTGGACACATGTATTATGAAGGTCTTTTGTTGTGCATGATCTACCTGAGAAAATGATatttcagggaagatcaatagAGTAACAAAGGTAAGGAAAAGTGTACATCAGGTACTTTGCTTGGACATTTTTGTTAACAATATTTATGTTGCTTGAACTTTTCTTACTGATACCTGCTGCCTATATATATTTATCAAAATACTTATCGTGGGCCAAATTGATGGTCCAAATGAAGGCCAATCCATGGGAGCATTCAGCCATTTGTCCATAAATTATTAATATCAGAACCTGATCTGCAGTCTGCACATTTTATTAACAAATTCATTGGGACGTCTGCATAGCAGTCAAGATCCTAGAATCGTGCATTATATAATCCAATTAGATGCAATATATATTGCTCATGCAAATTTGAAATGCCACCAACGTGCAACATGTTTTTCACGACAAGATCCACCCATGTGGCTTGTGCATTAAATTGTCATGTTTCTCCATGTGTTTAGATGTTATCTCCATAATGGTTGCAACATGTTACTCTTGTACAGAGTTCCTCAACATGTTGTGTTTTATATAGgtctgcacaacgggtagggtgggtaggatatggcctatacccgccaccctacccgtttgttggcggttaagaaaatctttacccgccatcctacccgccaaataatggatagagtaggatacggttaaaaaactggcgggtagggtagggttggcgggtaggagcagggtatgtgcactcctaggtagggtgggtaggatatggcctatacccgccaccctacccttttactggcggttaagaaaacctttacccgccatcctacccgccaaatagtggataggataggatacggttaaaaaactggcgggtaagATAGAATTGACGGGTATgaatagggtatgtgcacccctagttttATATAATGTTTTCTGCAGCTCCATCTAAGCAAAATCTCTGTGTACAATAACTGCAGCTCGACCTTCGAGTATAAAGAAGCGTCAGAGATTTTAAATCCATATTTCCAGATTTAGTAAATGTTACAAAGAGATCCAATCTGAAATAGTAGTCGGTAGCTGGCCTTGGAATCCGTCCAGGTCAGTATGactttttttgtatttttgtatgTTTAGTTACAGTGTATAATAATCCAGCCTCTTCTATACATCCATGCCTGAAGCTGAACAGCAATCGATCCCTTGAACCCATCTTAAATTGAAGATTACAAAGAAATATTTTCTCAGGCTCTAATTCCGAAATTACATAGTTAAGAATAATGCATCCTCTTCTTACTAGACTATCCACTGTAGGAATTGCAACCTACACCGACACCTAAAATTGAATTTTAGGTGGCAAATACACTTTAATCTATCAAAGAAGATAGATTAAAAAGCACACAAGTCGTGTGTGGACTGATACAAAAATAGATTAAAAAGCACACAAATCGTGTATGGGCTGATACAAAAGACTATGAGCAAAAAGCCCACAGAAACAAAAGCAAACCTAAAGGAAATTAATTCAAGGAGGCAAACCTAAAGGAGGCAAATGCACTTAAAGGAAATTAATTTAAGGATGCCTGTTATGTGCAAATCAACCAACTATAGCAGGATTTCGAGCTGAAACCTGTAAGTTTAATGGTTGCATAGTGACGGTGGTAGTAAGAATAGCTCTGTTAGTACTTCTATTCGGCTGCAGATAGGTTTCTTTTAAGATGTACATTCCAAGCACCATTCTCTATAATTTATCTCGAATTTTCAAGTAGAGCTAATGATGCAGTTCGGGTTTGCAATTGTTGGAAACATCAGCATTTACAAGAAACTTACAAGCAACAACGCATAATAGAAATGGTTTTGTCAAGCCACAAAGTCATGTAGTAGAAGATTGGAAAGAGAATACTAAAGTTTGCAATTTactaatcaaggaaaaagagaacatCATAAGGAGGGGGACATAAGACCGAACCTCCAataacaaagaaaagaaattaaAGAACCACTAAAGATACCCCAACGAAAACGGTGTGCAAGTTATCTCTGGCCGCCCTAACCATCAATTAAATTGAAAACATTTGAAAACATTAAACAGAAGAAATTAAACTAGTAGAAGTAATATCCCACAAAAATGCAATTGGACTCTTAACAACATGAACTCCGTCATACCATTCAATCGACCCAAATGCCTCCTTCATGGTATCCACATCCGTTAGCCTTGATTCGAATGTGATTTG
This genomic interval from Papaver somniferum cultivar HN1 unplaced genomic scaffold, ASM357369v1 unplaced-scaffold_107, whole genome shotgun sequence contains the following:
- the LOC113327937 gene encoding subtilisin-like protease SBT1.4, which translates into the protein MGEIFNPYNSSAVARKIVIHKLGLNSGDEKGSVVKNAGGAGMVVIGSVEDLIADSYPIPVGQKPSATIKFRGTVIGSSTSPAPIVAGFSSRGPNKVTPEILKPRDGSTQRQMGLRTHLFSKFSVNKLGFLANSTICGGKIGVNILAASIGYGADPTSLKEFTMMSGTSMACPHVSGLGALLRKAYPKWSPAAIRSSLMTTAYDVDNSGKYISDVGTGKFSTPFQHGSGHVDPNRALNPGLVYDIVPNDYEAFLCSIGYDADQISVFVSGKKTVDCKSIGLSSPGDLNYPSFSAVFKSGSDTVKYKRVVKNVGSSANAVYKLKIRSRTPFVKISVSPTKLVFSKDTTSLSYEITFESRLTDMDTAKEAFGSIEWYDGVHVVKSPIAFRWGVTATSLLSSVLCLVACKLLVNGNQGMFPIIEKRNCIISSLRIQAK